From Candidatus Eremiobacterota bacterium, the proteins below share one genomic window:
- a CDS encoding phospholipase D-like domain-containing protein, which translates to MLKNMLITLCLGMLLTAHGAAVWGQEAPALEIVESVPMETSLDIPEVRNTRAVWLSMLGGAKKTLDIEQFYFANKPGESLEAVINAIADAAERGVKVRIIAEEKFRKESQATADFLEKKPNVTWRWIKAFDHLNGIQHGKFFIVDGKETFLGSQNFDWRALSHISEVGVRICHEGFARCATDLFEMDWTHTAAPAPTPRDRHYQVPFLMKDQGGQPLEFYPVFDPKGYIPDSALWEGRELLRLIKEAKKEIMVQVLTFSPVARGGEYWHELDSALREAATRKVEVRLIFSDWSTEYPEIDHIKSLALIPRVSIKLSTIPKWSGGFIPFARTQHGKYMIVDDEYSWVGSSNWEKDYFYNCRNLGIVMKGGSANRTLRKIFLTNWTGPYVRFVDVNRTYVPPIRTE; encoded by the coding sequence ATGCTTAAGAACATGCTCATCACCCTCTGCCTCGGGATGCTCCTTACCGCCCACGGGGCAGCCGTCTGGGGGCAGGAGGCTCCTGCTCTCGAAATTGTCGAGAGCGTTCCCATGGAAACGAGCCTTGACATCCCCGAGGTGAGGAACACGAGGGCAGTGTGGCTCTCCATGCTGGGGGGGGCGAAAAAGACCCTTGACATCGAGCAGTTCTACTTCGCCAACAAGCCCGGCGAATCGCTGGAGGCCGTCATTAACGCTATCGCAGACGCGGCAGAGCGGGGCGTGAAGGTACGCATCATTGCCGAGGAAAAGTTCAGGAAGGAATCCCAGGCCACGGCAGATTTCCTGGAGAAAAAGCCCAATGTCACATGGCGCTGGATAAAGGCCTTCGACCATCTCAACGGGATACAGCATGGCAAGTTCTTTATTGTTGACGGAAAAGAGACATTCCTGGGGAGCCAGAACTTTGACTGGCGCGCCCTCAGCCATATCAGCGAGGTTGGCGTGAGAATCTGCCATGAAGGGTTTGCCCGGTGCGCCACCGACCTCTTCGAGATGGACTGGACCCACACGGCAGCCCCGGCCCCCACGCCCCGGGACAGGCATTACCAGGTGCCTTTCTTGATGAAGGATCAGGGAGGCCAGCCTCTTGAGTTTTACCCGGTCTTCGATCCCAAGGGATATATCCCTGACAGTGCCCTCTGGGAGGGCAGGGAGCTTCTCCGCCTTATCAAGGAAGCCAAAAAGGAGATTATGGTCCAGGTCCTCACTTTCAGCCCTGTCGCCAGGGGCGGGGAATACTGGCATGAGCTTGACAGCGCCCTCCGCGAAGCCGCAACGAGAAAAGTGGAGGTGCGCCTCATCTTTTCCGACTGGTCCACCGAGTACCCCGAAATAGACCACATCAAGAGCCTTGCCCTCATTCCCCGGGTGAGCATAAAGCTCTCCACCATTCCAAAATGGAGCGGGGGATTCATCCCCTTCGCGAGGACCCAGCACGGCAAGTACATGATCGTTGATGACGAATACAGCTGGGTGGGGAGCAGCAACTGGGAGAAAGACTATTTCTATAACTGCAGGAACCTGGGGATCGTGATGAAGGGCGGATCGGCAAACAGGACCTTGCGCAAGATTTTCCTCACCAACTGGACAGGACCCTACGTCCGCTTTGTTGACGTGAACAGGACCTATGTGCCTCCCATAAGGACAGAGTGA
- a CDS encoding dCMP deaminase family protein, with protein MEWKQYFMSLARQASLRSKCMSRHFGAVIVKNKCVVSMGYNGPARGASHCSERIYGLPKNVSRERRSECPRRLGGFRTGEGIEYCVAGHAERNTIAQAAMNGISTLGADLYTYSPLPCKECAISIINAGIARVFYLDMGDYDSLARILFKEADITIEAIPDIFEKEVPDA; from the coding sequence ATGGAATGGAAGCAGTATTTCATGAGCCTTGCAAGACAGGCATCGCTGCGCTCAAAGTGCATGTCCCGGCATTTCGGCGCAGTGATTGTGAAAAACAAGTGCGTCGTGAGCATGGGCTATAACGGCCCCGCCAGGGGAGCAAGCCACTGCAGCGAGCGGATCTACGGGCTCCCCAAGAACGTCTCCCGCGAGAGGAGAAGCGAATGCCCCCGCCGCCTTGGAGGCTTCCGGACAGGTGAGGGCATTGAGTACTGCGTGGCAGGCCATGCGGAGAGGAACACCATCGCCCAGGCGGCTATGAACGGAATTTCCACCCTTGGCGCCGATCTCTACACCTACAGCCCCCTTCCCTGCAAGGAATGCGCCATCAGCATAATCAACGCCGGCATTGCAAGGGTCTTTTACCTGGACATGGGCGATTACGATTCCCTGGCGCGGATCCTCTTCAAGGAGGCCGACATCACTATTGAAGCAATTCCCGACATTTTTGAGAAAGAGGTGCCTGATGCTTAA
- a CDS encoding PhoH family protein, which yields MSKKTYIVDTSVLLHTPDSLFTFEENTVVIPIVVLDEIDKFKKGSMEVNRNARIVIKTIDQLREKGRLTDGVPLNHHGMLRVETDFNSAELDGLLPEGFQKSNDNRILAHALSIKNRSQDPAILVTKDINMRVKAEAIGLEAEDYRADKVNLEELFSGHRELFVTEGEVSEFYRNKVLTKGDAGLFPNEYVTLVNSQNPSNTALARYDSEKRALVALMPERKMEVWGLHPRNREQRFAMDMLLNDSIQLVTLLGRAGTGKTLLALAAGLQKVVNEKTYRKLNVYRPLVPMGRDIGYLPGREEEKINPWMHPIHDNLEFLLHDDEKEGKKDGAGSTVGYLLDSQQLDIKALTFIRGRSLPFQIILVDESQNLTPHEAKTIITRAGEGTKIILTGDAYQIDHPYLDSTSNGLTHIIERFKDQKVAGHITLVKGERSPLAELASIILE from the coding sequence GTGTCCAAAAAAACCTATATTGTCGATACAAGCGTGCTGCTGCACACCCCCGACTCGCTCTTCACCTTCGAGGAGAACACCGTGGTGATCCCCATCGTGGTCCTCGACGAGATCGACAAGTTCAAGAAAGGCTCGATGGAGGTCAACAGGAACGCCCGCATCGTGATAAAAACCATCGATCAGCTCAGGGAAAAGGGGCGCCTTACCGACGGGGTCCCCCTCAATCACCACGGGATGCTCCGCGTGGAGACGGACTTCAACTCCGCCGAACTCGACGGGCTCCTCCCTGAAGGATTCCAGAAAAGCAATGACAACAGGATACTGGCCCACGCCCTCAGCATAAAGAACAGGTCACAGGATCCCGCTATCCTCGTGACCAAGGACATTAACATGCGGGTGAAGGCCGAGGCCATAGGCCTCGAGGCCGAGGACTACCGTGCCGACAAGGTGAACCTCGAGGAGCTTTTTTCGGGGCACCGTGAGCTCTTCGTCACCGAGGGGGAGGTCTCTGAATTCTATCGCAACAAGGTGCTCACGAAAGGCGACGCCGGCCTCTTCCCGAACGAGTATGTGACGCTCGTCAACTCGCAGAACCCCAGCAATACCGCCCTGGCCCGCTATGACAGCGAGAAGAGGGCCCTCGTGGCACTCATGCCTGAGAGGAAGATGGAGGTATGGGGCCTCCATCCGAGAAACAGGGAGCAGCGCTTTGCCATGGACATGCTGCTGAACGATTCCATACAGCTTGTCACCCTCCTGGGCCGCGCCGGTACCGGCAAAACGCTCCTTGCCCTCGCGGCAGGACTCCAGAAAGTAGTGAACGAAAAGACCTACCGCAAGCTCAATGTATACCGCCCTCTCGTTCCCATGGGGAGGGACATAGGCTACCTCCCGGGGAGAGAGGAAGAGAAGATCAACCCCTGGATGCACCCTATCCATGACAACCTGGAATTCCTCCTCCATGACGACGAGAAGGAAGGGAAAAAGGATGGTGCGGGAAGCACGGTGGGTTACCTGCTGGATTCCCAGCAGCTCGACATCAAAGCCCTCACTTTCATCAGGGGCCGGAGCCTTCCCTTCCAGATCATCCTGGTGGACGAATCTCAGAACCTCACGCCCCATGAGGCGAAAACCATAATCACCCGCGCGGGAGAGGGCACGAAAATCATTCTCACCGGTGATGCCTACCAGATTGACCACCCGTACCTCGATTCAACGAGCAACGGCCTCACTCACATCATAGAGCGCTTCAAGGATCAGAAGGTGGCAGGGCACATCACCCTTGTGAAGGGCGAGCGCTCGCCCCTCGCGGAGCTCGCCTCGATAATCCTTGAATAA
- a CDS encoding acyl-CoA dehydratase activase, which translates to MEYRVGIDIGSDTIKSVIVSEEGIEPLEPLKIKGKPLEKIREILSLVRKRIPANNGTVKGAITGRGADAFAELLSVSTVNEIDAIVETVNRLYPEVRHIIEIGAETQSYLSLHKDEKSSRLIIEDVAPGGKCAGGTGSFLDYMHKRLKYDSLDEFINVGLSVENPAGISGRCAVFAESDIVHHYQKGTPKERIVAGIHQAAARNYKSIIHKSSKPTDKVALIGGVASNRCMKHHLINELGLRAEQVVTPDLYLYLTALGAAFKAERPLFFSEAMEKVERHLTVPFDYPSMEPIKLERSVIMERPPLPEGLCHVGVAALGVDIGSVSTKAALVTKIGPEYHVLAHHYRRTEGNPIKAVQLTMKAIMEEIGEKGFAIDKIVAATTGSGRYLTAYFIGAGLIKDEITAQSSGTAASIKEKEVTIIEIGGQDSKFIQLYQGNTTDFEMNWACAAGTGALIEKHAKNLDIEIQDFGDIALKGKKPPLINSTCAVFSESALIHFQQNNVSIEDLCAGACLASAKNYFAKVVRSRPVSDFVVFQGAVAFNRGMVGAFETLLSRPIVVPPYPHLTGAIGVATLAYEAHERGSAVKAFKGFEAILGADYSLTSFQCAHCTNECHVNMFKVGDEKFYQGDRCDRYSSAQKKKEGEALPDLFEERERLLMSLYEAPARESTLGTVGIPRGLFFSDYYPFFNAFFSEAGFQVIPSERTTKKIIASGVSSTVAEPCFPIKVAHGHVASLLEKEPDYIFLPYIFSAEKPVGKNEACNICPYVQSAPDVIRRALAAEGKRTEFLTPTFMFERGEAHVKRVLRELGKTLGVKAAAVDKAYGVARRTLDEFRERISARGKEVLESLGENQMAFVIIGRPYAVHDPAVTMDVAKKVLDEGYLPLPMDFLPLEDHDTAVQWPNMYSVQGQKKLAAARMLSGRKNLHGLVVTYFGCGPDAFIDQMFKEEIDKHYLTVQIDEHTSDTGIITRIQAYLNSVGQVAPPLKASEKKAASETPLREIGEKILWVPDMNAGSAVISSVMRAFGINARVLPRSDDKGLSRARKYICGDVCLPMLHTSEDMFTHASREGFDPSKEAFFQGKSMGPCRYGMYFMLEKSIMDALHGSVDLVTLGNRNTSGGLGTFFVLTVWDGLVAHDLLEKMLFHTRPYEGEKGAADRIFSRFIDKLCVLIEKGGVDFSSFTRKAGALLSGSHLEPLEALLKEARHEFASVRSECPPKPLVGMVGEFFVRLHEPSNQSIIRSLESMGAEVWLAPLTEFFAYSNYITGQHSLDRWKDDKKAGLIIDAKMREFLGAFASRDEHRLFNATLPYLEGFDELPSHEVVELGALYVNRFFGGEAIMSMGKSEDFARRNLSGIVSVGPFNCMPSLVVSALSRELRKAHRNIPYLVMDYDGYEDSVRDMKLSMFLSQVRERHGTGTSGEAAAVPGEK; encoded by the coding sequence TTGGAATACCGCGTAGGTATTGATATCGGTTCTGACACCATCAAATCAGTCATTGTGAGCGAAGAGGGCATTGAGCCTCTTGAGCCCCTCAAGATCAAGGGAAAGCCCCTGGAAAAGATAAGGGAGATCCTCTCTCTGGTGAGGAAGCGCATCCCTGCCAACAACGGCACCGTGAAGGGAGCCATCACGGGAAGGGGAGCCGACGCTTTTGCCGAGCTCCTCAGCGTCTCGACGGTCAACGAGATAGATGCCATTGTGGAGACGGTGAACCGCCTCTACCCCGAAGTGCGCCATATCATTGAGATCGGCGCGGAAACGCAGTCGTACCTCTCTCTTCACAAGGATGAGAAATCCAGCCGCCTCATCATAGAGGACGTGGCTCCCGGGGGGAAATGCGCGGGGGGCACGGGCTCCTTTCTTGATTACATGCACAAGAGGCTCAAGTATGACTCCCTTGACGAGTTTATCAATGTGGGCCTCTCCGTGGAGAACCCCGCCGGTATCTCGGGGCGCTGCGCCGTCTTTGCCGAGTCTGACATAGTCCATCACTACCAGAAAGGGACGCCCAAGGAGCGCATCGTGGCGGGGATCCACCAGGCTGCGGCAAGGAACTACAAGAGCATTATCCACAAGAGCAGCAAGCCCACCGACAAGGTGGCCCTCATAGGCGGTGTGGCCTCGAACAGGTGCATGAAGCACCATCTCATCAATGAACTGGGCCTCAGGGCCGAGCAGGTCGTCACGCCGGACCTCTATCTTTACCTTACCGCCCTGGGAGCGGCTTTCAAGGCCGAGAGGCCCCTTTTCTTTTCAGAGGCCATGGAAAAAGTGGAGAGGCACCTGACCGTCCCCTTTGATTACCCCTCCATGGAGCCTATAAAACTTGAGCGATCCGTCATCATGGAACGGCCGCCCCTTCCCGAAGGGCTTTGTCATGTCGGGGTCGCCGCCCTTGGCGTCGATATCGGCTCGGTAAGCACCAAGGCGGCCCTGGTGACAAAGATCGGCCCGGAATACCACGTGCTTGCCCACCATTACCGCAGAACTGAAGGCAACCCCATCAAGGCGGTGCAGCTCACCATGAAAGCCATCATGGAAGAGATAGGGGAAAAGGGCTTTGCCATAGACAAGATAGTGGCGGCCACGACAGGGTCAGGGCGTTATCTTACTGCCTATTTCATAGGCGCCGGCCTCATCAAGGACGAGATCACCGCGCAGTCGAGCGGCACCGCGGCATCCATCAAGGAAAAGGAAGTCACCATCATTGAAATAGGCGGCCAGGACTCGAAATTCATCCAGCTCTACCAGGGCAACACCACGGATTTCGAGATGAACTGGGCCTGTGCCGCCGGCACGGGAGCCCTCATAGAGAAGCATGCGAAGAACCTGGATATCGAGATACAGGACTTTGGCGACATCGCCCTGAAAGGAAAGAAGCCGCCCCTCATCAACTCCACCTGCGCCGTCTTTTCGGAGTCAGCCCTTATACACTTTCAGCAGAACAACGTGAGTATTGAGGACCTCTGCGCCGGAGCCTGTCTCGCCTCGGCGAAAAATTACTTTGCCAAGGTGGTCCGCAGCAGGCCGGTGAGTGACTTCGTGGTCTTCCAGGGCGCCGTGGCCTTCAACAGGGGCATGGTAGGGGCCTTTGAAACCCTCCTGTCACGTCCCATTGTAGTTCCGCCTTACCCGCACCTTACGGGCGCCATCGGGGTGGCGACCCTTGCGTACGAAGCCCATGAGAGGGGCAGCGCGGTGAAAGCCTTCAAGGGCTTTGAGGCCATCCTGGGTGCCGACTATTCCCTCACCTCCTTCCAGTGCGCCCACTGCACCAACGAGTGCCACGTGAACATGTTCAAGGTGGGCGACGAGAAATTCTACCAGGGGGATCGCTGCGACCGTTACAGCAGCGCCCAGAAAAAGAAGGAGGGTGAGGCCCTCCCCGACCTCTTCGAAGAGAGGGAGCGACTCCTCATGTCTCTTTACGAGGCACCGGCGCGGGAAAGCACTCTTGGCACCGTGGGCATCCCGAGGGGCCTCTTCTTCTCTGATTACTATCCCTTCTTCAATGCCTTTTTCAGCGAGGCGGGCTTCCAGGTCATCCCTTCGGAGAGGACCACCAAGAAGATCATAGCCTCGGGAGTGTCTTCCACCGTCGCGGAGCCCTGCTTTCCCATCAAGGTGGCCCATGGCCACGTGGCGAGCCTGCTTGAGAAGGAGCCCGACTATATTTTCCTCCCCTACATATTCTCGGCTGAAAAGCCCGTGGGAAAGAACGAGGCCTGCAATATATGCCCCTATGTGCAGTCGGCCCCTGACGTGATAAGGCGGGCCCTTGCCGCTGAGGGGAAGAGGACAGAGTTCCTCACGCCCACCTTCATGTTCGAGCGGGGAGAGGCCCATGTGAAGCGCGTGCTCCGTGAGCTTGGAAAGACTCTCGGCGTGAAGGCCGCGGCAGTGGACAAAGCCTATGGGGTCGCAAGAAGGACTCTGGATGAGTTCAGGGAGCGCATCAGTGCCCGCGGAAAGGAAGTGCTCGAGAGCCTCGGCGAGAACCAGATGGCCTTCGTGATAATAGGGAGGCCCTATGCCGTCCATGATCCCGCCGTCACCATGGATGTAGCGAAAAAAGTGCTTGACGAGGGGTATCTTCCCCTTCCGATGGATTTTCTCCCCCTGGAAGACCATGACACAGCCGTGCAGTGGCCCAACATGTACTCGGTCCAGGGGCAGAAGAAGCTTGCCGCGGCGAGGATGCTCTCGGGAAGGAAGAACCTCCACGGCCTCGTGGTCACCTATTTCGGCTGCGGCCCCGACGCCTTCATCGACCAGATGTTCAAGGAGGAGATTGACAAGCACTACCTCACCGTCCAGATCGACGAGCACACCTCCGATACGGGTATCATCACAAGGATTCAGGCATATCTGAATTCAGTGGGCCAGGTGGCTCCGCCGCTGAAGGCGAGCGAGAAGAAGGCTGCATCGGAGACTCCCCTCAGGGAGATCGGAGAGAAAATTCTCTGGGTCCCCGATATGAATGCCGGCTCTGCCGTCATATCGAGCGTCATGAGGGCCTTCGGCATCAATGCCCGTGTCCTTCCCCGCTCAGACGACAAGGGGCTTTCACGGGCGAGAAAGTATATCTGCGGCGATGTGTGCCTCCCCATGCTCCACACTTCGGAAGACATGTTCACCCATGCCTCGAGGGAGGGCTTTGATCCCTCGAAGGAGGCATTCTTTCAGGGCAAATCCATGGGGCCCTGCCGGTACGGCATGTACTTCATGCTGGAGAAAAGCATCATGGACGCCCTTCACGGCTCGGTGGACCTTGTCACCCTGGGTAACAGGAATACGAGTGGCGGCCTGGGTACCTTCTTTGTCCTCACCGTCTGGGACGGCCTGGTGGCCCATGACCTGCTGGAAAAAATGCTTTTTCACACGAGGCCCTACGAGGGGGAGAAGGGCGCCGCCGACAGGATATTCAGCCGTTTTATCGATAAGCTCTGTGTTCTGATAGAAAAGGGAGGCGTCGATTTCAGCTCTTTTACGCGCAAAGCCGGCGCCCTGCTCTCGGGAAGCCACCTTGAGCCTCTCGAGGCCCTTCTTAAAGAGGCGCGTCATGAATTTGCCTCTGTAAGGTCAGAGTGCCCGCCAAAGCCCCTGGTGGGGATGGTGGGGGAGTTCTTCGTGCGCCTCCATGAGCCCTCGAACCAGTCCATCATAAGATCGCTTGAATCAATGGGCGCTGAGGTATGGCTCGCCCCCCTAACGGAGTTTTTCGCCTACTCCAACTATATCACGGGCCAGCATTCCCTTGACCGCTGGAAGGATGACAAAAAGGCAGGCCTCATCATCGATGCGAAAATGAGGGAGTTCCTGGGGGCCTTTGCCTCCCGCGACGAGCACCGCCTCTTCAATGCCACCCTTCCTTACCTGGAAGGCTTTGATGAGCTCCCCTCCCACGAGGTGGTGGAGCTTGGAGCCCTTTACGTGAACAGGTTTTTCGGCGGCGAGGCTATCATGAGCATGGGAAAGTCAGAGGATTTCGCCCGCAGGAACCTCTCGGGCATCGTGAGCGTGGGGCCTTTCAACTGCATGCCCAGCCTTGTGGTGAGCGCCCTTTCGAGAGAGTTGCGCAAGGCACATCGAAACATCCCGTACCTCGTCATGGATTATGACGGCTACGAGGACTCCGTGAGGGACATGAAGCTTTCGATGTTCTTAAGCCAGGTCAGGGAGCGCCACGGGACAGGGACCAGCGGAGAAGCGGCAGCGGTGCCCGGCGAAAAGTAG
- a CDS encoding bifunctional UDP-sugar hydrolase/5'-nucleotidase, with amino-acid sequence MKKTEVLAMKNPYLPLRFVLIRALACAAVFLGLMTAGLMAGEAVELQILHINDFHGYLLPYEDKALAPLPEKIGGAAFIASKIRELRALNPEGTLTLDAGDIAQGTPLSNEFRGKPVVEYMSALGFDAMELGNHEFDWGVPVLREMVAHASFPVLCANIVEEKTGKPLPFVSPYHVFTRKGVRIGIIGLITPQTPRISNPLHMKGLRFLPPEEVAARYRDELKAQGVQVVGLLSHCGVDADKELAARVPGIAFIIGGHSHTALKDPLVVNGTIIVQARAYGMYLGDLTFSVDRDTGKVLSFKERDELIPIVDRDITADPAVVALLEPYVRKIQPVMKEVVGFAREEIPKVPLPGRGDSAMGDLVADLLREYSGTEVFFINSGALRMPFYRGKITREDVYRMFPFEDVVVTVSLAGSAIKAVLEHGVLTEKVIQVSGVSFAYRRGAQGTVQISEVMVGGRPLDDRRLYRVGTIDYLYHGGDGYMMFQKGRNPRFGEASVRDIIGNCIKSKVTIGVPSDARVLLSGEPPGRK; translated from the coding sequence ATGAAGAAAACAGAGGTCCTTGCAATGAAAAATCCTTATCTTCCTCTTCGCTTTGTCCTGATAAGAGCTCTTGCGTGTGCCGCAGTCTTTCTGGGGCTCATGACGGCGGGTCTCATGGCGGGCGAGGCCGTGGAGCTCCAGATACTCCATATCAACGACTTCCATGGCTACCTGCTCCCTTACGAGGACAAGGCCCTTGCGCCGCTCCCCGAAAAGATAGGCGGCGCTGCCTTTATCGCGTCAAAGATCCGCGAGCTCAGGGCCCTCAACCCCGAAGGCACCCTCACCCTGGACGCCGGCGATATCGCCCAGGGCACGCCCCTCTCCAACGAGTTCCGCGGAAAGCCTGTCGTGGAGTATATGAGCGCCCTCGGGTTTGATGCCATGGAGCTCGGCAACCATGAATTTGACTGGGGTGTTCCCGTGCTCCGCGAAATGGTGGCTCATGCCTCATTCCCGGTGCTCTGTGCCAACATCGTCGAAGAAAAGACGGGGAAACCTCTTCCCTTCGTCTCACCTTACCATGTTTTTACAAGGAAAGGCGTCAGGATAGGCATAATCGGCCTTATCACGCCGCAGACCCCCCGCATCAGCAATCCTCTTCATATGAAAGGCCTCAGGTTCCTCCCCCCCGAAGAGGTGGCGGCCCGCTACCGCGATGAGCTCAAGGCACAGGGGGTGCAGGTCGTGGGCCTCCTGTCCCATTGCGGCGTTGATGCCGACAAGGAGCTGGCGGCCAGGGTCCCCGGGATTGCCTTTATCATCGGAGGCCACAGCCACACGGCCCTCAAGGATCCCCTCGTCGTCAACGGCACCATTATCGTGCAGGCCCGGGCCTACGGGATGTACCTCGGCGATCTTACCTTCTCTGTTGACAGGGACACGGGGAAGGTCCTCTCCTTCAAGGAAAGGGATGAGCTTATTCCCATCGTGGACAGAGACATCACTGCCGATCCTGCTGTCGTGGCGCTTCTTGAGCCCTATGTCAGGAAAATACAGCCTGTCATGAAGGAAGTCGTGGGGTTTGCGCGCGAGGAGATTCCCAAGGTGCCACTCCCCGGCAGGGGAGACTCGGCCATGGGCGACCTTGTGGCCGATCTTTTGAGGGAATACTCAGGGACGGAGGTGTTCTTCATCAATTCCGGCGCCCTGAGGATGCCTTTTTACCGGGGAAAGATCACCAGGGAGGATGTGTACCGCATGTTCCCCTTCGAAGACGTGGTGGTGACCGTGAGCCTCGCCGGCAGCGCCATAAAGGCTGTGCTGGAGCACGGCGTCCTTACCGAGAAAGTGATCCAGGTGTCAGGGGTGAGCTTCGCTTACCGGCGGGGAGCCCAGGGCACGGTGCAGATCTCTGAGGTGATGGTCGGGGGAAGGCCCCTCGACGACCGCCGCCTTTACCGGGTTGGCACCATTGATTACCTCTATCACGGTGGCGACGGCTACATGATGTTTCAAAAGGGGAGAAATCCCCGCTTCGGCGAGGCAAGCGTGAGGGATATCATCGGGAACTGCATAAAGTCCAAGGTCACTATCGGGGTGCCCTCTGACGCAAGAGTCCTTCTCTCGGGGGAGCCGCCGGGCAGAAAGTGA
- a CDS encoding phosphodiester glycosidase family protein yields the protein MVKSFFKVSLLFSWIVFPLLALNTGVFSYKDLRSLCNSFLAEKGGTAWVTAAEGISHRKAPLPRKGGRDGSECLLMVRLDPARFRAGILYAHAMGNTAMTVKDMVARSGAAAGINGSYFDENDRPLGFLKTRGKMVNDYIATPVIYSGIIGFSKGRLSIVHRDTFHPLSYDEAFQVGPRLVAGGKATEGLQKTIDFREEHRRAGCGIDREGKIVLFVTAPSYATIGWDELRTILLGPAERGGITPLDVINLDGGSSTQLYVKAGSFELKEGNSQVPLGIGFFRK from the coding sequence GTGGTAAAGAGCTTCTTTAAGGTTTCCCTTCTTTTCTCATGGATTGTTTTTCCCCTTCTCGCCCTCAATACAGGAGTCTTTTCATACAAGGACCTCAGAAGCCTCTGCAACAGCTTTCTCGCCGAAAAAGGGGGCACCGCCTGGGTCACGGCGGCAGAGGGGATAAGCCACAGGAAAGCCCCCCTGCCGAGAAAAGGGGGTCGGGACGGAAGCGAATGCCTCCTGATGGTGCGCCTTGACCCCGCGCGCTTCCGCGCAGGAATCCTCTACGCCCATGCCATGGGCAATACCGCAATGACGGTGAAAGACATGGTGGCACGCTCGGGAGCGGCGGCGGGCATCAACGGGAGCTATTTCGACGAGAACGACCGTCCCCTCGGCTTCCTGAAGACCCGCGGTAAGATGGTGAATGATTACATCGCCACGCCTGTCATCTACTCGGGCATCATAGGATTCTCAAAGGGAAGGCTCTCCATCGTCCACCGCGACACCTTTCACCCCCTCTCGTACGACGAGGCATTCCAGGTAGGCCCCCGCCTTGTGGCAGGAGGTAAAGCCACCGAGGGGCTCCAGAAAACGATAGATTTCAGGGAGGAACACCGCCGGGCGGGGTGCGGCATTGACAGGGAAGGGAAAATAGTGCTCTTCGTGACGGCGCCCTCATACGCCACGATAGGCTGGGACGAGCTTCGCACCATTCTGCTGGGTCCCGCCGAGCGGGGCGGCATCACTCCCCTCGACGTGATAAACCTGGACGGGGGGAGCTCCACGCAGCTCTATGTGAAGGCCGGCAGCTTCGAGCTCAAGGAAGGGAACTCCCAGGTCCCCCTGGGAATCGGCTTTTTCCGGAAATAG
- a CDS encoding zf-TFIIB domain-containing protein — protein sequence MAIPCPVCQKTMHIIYAYEIELDHCRWCGGLWFDADEMEKLTTFKKAPKLVTHPMAYDPTQARVEEGKRTCPRCGRGLQVIDYKGVNIDACMGCRGIWFDRFEVAKVMGITEGLPRTGVNYHETRVERREPLVRDERQGPLMNYDSSGDIASPPSEPSPPVSRGASSGTFSDSSYVAQEVIHTVCDIALDFFFHHHHHHDW from the coding sequence ATGGCTATTCCCTGCCCCGTCTGCCAGAAAACCATGCATATCATCTATGCTTATGAAATCGAGCTCGATCACTGCCGGTGGTGCGGAGGGCTCTGGTTTGACGCCGATGAGATGGAGAAGCTCACCACCTTCAAGAAGGCCCCGAAGCTCGTGACGCACCCCATGGCCTACGATCCCACCCAGGCGAGAGTCGAGGAGGGGAAGCGCACATGCCCCCGCTGCGGCAGGGGGCTCCAGGTCATAGATTACAAGGGGGTGAATATTGACGCCTGCATGGGGTGCAGGGGGATATGGTTCGACCGCTTTGAGGTGGCGAAAGTGATGGGGATCACCGAGGGTCTTCCCAGAACGGGCGTCAATTACCATGAAACCCGCGTGGAGCGAAGGGAGCCTCTCGTGAGGGACGAGCGCCAGGGCCCTCTCATGAATTATGACAGTTCCGGCGACATTGCCTCTCCCCCTTCGGAGCCTTCCCCGCCGGTTTCCCGGGGGGCCTCCTCCGGGACATTCAGCGACTCCTCGTACGTCGCCCAGGAAGTGATCCACACGGTCTGCGACATTGCCCTGGACTTCTTTTTTCACCATCACCACCACCATGACTGGTGA